One window of the Fusobacterium animalis 7_1 genome contains the following:
- a CDS encoding pyridoxal-phosphate-dependent aminotransferase family protein has product MNKKMINFTVGPVQMSKKIRDIGQREIPYFRTEEFSKIMKENEKMICSLAEADDKSKALFLTGSGTSGMEATILNCFSKEDKVLIINGGSFGQRFVDICKVLDIPFYEIKLNYGEILTEQELKKYSDKGISGLLVNAHETSTGILYDMKMISKFCKKNNIFFVVDSISSFIADELSFLNLGIDVMIVGSQKALALPPGLAILILSEKAITRIKNNKVNSLYFDLKIALKDNQNGQTPFTPAVSILLQLHERLKDILEEGIEVERAKIKELKLDFINRIKNLPLKIFSKNASNAMTAIETKNVSAYSIFLVLKDEYNIWVCPNGGELKEKIFRVGHIGQLSISDNDKLIEALNDINKRGLL; this is encoded by the coding sequence ATGAATAAAAAAATGATCAATTTTACTGTTGGTCCAGTTCAAATGAGTAAAAAAATTAGAGATATAGGTCAAAGAGAAATTCCATATTTTAGAACAGAAGAATTTTCTAAAATTATGAAAGAAAATGAAAAAATGATATGTAGTTTAGCAGAAGCAGATGATAAATCCAAAGCTCTTTTTTTGACAGGTTCTGGAACTTCTGGAATGGAAGCAACCATTTTAAATTGTTTCTCAAAAGAAGATAAAGTTTTAATAATAAATGGTGGAAGTTTTGGTCAAAGATTTGTAGATATATGTAAGGTTTTGGATATACCTTTTTATGAAATAAAATTAAACTATGGAGAAATTTTAACAGAACAAGAGCTTAAAAAATATTCAGATAAAGGAATTAGTGGACTTTTAGTAAATGCACACGAAACATCTACTGGAATATTGTATGATATGAAAATGATTAGTAAATTTTGTAAAAAAAATAATATATTTTTTGTTGTAGATTCTATTAGTTCTTTTATTGCAGATGAACTATCATTTTTAAATTTAGGTATAGATGTTATGATAGTAGGTTCTCAAAAAGCCTTGGCTCTTCCACCAGGATTAGCTATATTGATATTATCTGAAAAAGCAATTACAAGAATAAAAAACAATAAAGTTAATAGTTTATATTTTGATTTAAAGATTGCTTTAAAAGATAACCAAAATGGGCAAACACCATTCACACCAGCTGTTTCAATCCTATTGCAATTGCATGAAAGATTAAAAGATATATTAGAAGAAGGAATAGAAGTGGAAAGAGCTAAAATAAAAGAATTAAAATTAGATTTTATAAATAGGATAAAAAATTTACCTTTAAAGATTTTTTCAAAAAATGCTTCAAATGCAATGACAGCAATAGAAACTAAAAATGTATCAGCATATAGTATTTTTTTAGTTTTAAAAGATGAATATAATATCTGGGTTTGTCCTAATGGAGGAGAACTTAAAGAAAAAATATTTAGAGTAGGACATATTGGTCAACTATCAATTTCAGATAATGATAAGTTAATTGAGGCATTAAATGATATAAATAAAAGGGGGCTATTATGA
- a CDS encoding glycosyltransferase family 9 protein: MKNLIKKINRIFQDYMRAKRLKIGKYIWDRKEKAKIVEGDNFLKDNSIKSILFLRYDGKIGDMIVNSLMFREIKKVYPDIRIGVIARGAAIDIIKDNPNVDKIYEYYKDRKKIKDLALKIKEEKYDLLIDFSEMLRVNQMMLINLCGARINTGLDRKDWELFDLSIESGKDFKWTEHITKRYLAYLIKLGLKKENIDISYDIYLEDEKKYEAFFNEIKESKKLILNPYGASKHKSFNVETLENIIDYLKDKDIAIILTYFGDKYKELEFLEKKYKYVYIPKEIESILDTAILIKKSDYVISPDTSIVHIASAFNKKMITVYPPKGGKYGVDHLVWAPKSEYSRVIFCKDKIGTYDEIDINTFNMQEMKEEILKMINNSD; the protein is encoded by the coding sequence ATGAAAAATTTAATAAAAAAAATTAATAGAATTTTTCAAGATTATATGAGGGCGAAAAGACTAAAGATAGGTAAATATATTTGGGATAGAAAAGAAAAAGCCAAAATAGTAGAAGGAGATAATTTTTTAAAAGATAATAGTATTAAGTCTATACTTTTTTTAAGATATGATGGTAAAATTGGAGATATGATAGTAAATTCACTAATGTTTCGTGAAATAAAAAAAGTATATCCAGATATAAGAATTGGAGTTATAGCAAGAGGAGCAGCAATAGATATAATAAAGGATAATCCCAATGTTGATAAAATTTATGAATATTATAAAGATAGGAAAAAAATTAAAGATTTAGCTTTAAAAATAAAAGAAGAAAAATATGACTTATTAATTGACTTTTCAGAGATGTTAAGAGTCAATCAAATGATGTTGATAAATTTATGTGGGGCTAGAATTAATACAGGACTTGATAGAAAAGATTGGGAACTATTTGATTTATCTATTGAAAGTGGTAAAGATTTTAAATGGACAGAACATATAACAAAAAGATATTTAGCTTATTTAATAAAGTTAGGATTAAAAAAAGAAAATATAGATATTTCTTATGATATTTATTTAGAAGATGAAAAAAAATATGAAGCTTTTTTTAATGAAATAAAAGAAAGTAAAAAATTAATTTTAAATCCTTATGGTGCAAGTAAACATAAAAGTTTTAATGTAGAAACTTTAGAAAATATTATAGATTATCTGAAAGATAAAGATATAGCCATTATTTTAACATATTTTGGAGATAAATATAAAGAATTAGAATTTTTAGAAAAAAAATATAAATATGTTTACATACCAAAAGAAATAGAAAGTATTTTAGATACTGCTATTTTAATAAAAAAAAGTGATTATGTCATAAGTCCAGATACTTCAATAGTTCATATAGCAAGTGCTTTTAATAAAAAAATGATAACAGTTTATCCACCAAAAGGTGGAAAATATGGTGTTGACCATTTAGTGTGGGCACCAAAATCTGAATATAGTAGAGTTATTTTTTGTAAAGATAAAATAGGAACTTATGATGAAATTGATATAAATACTTTTAATATGCAAGAAATGAAAGAAGAAATCTTAAAAATGATAAATAATTCAGATTAA
- a CDS encoding LicD family protein, translated as MYNNSELKKIQQKKLEILIDIAKFCNENKIRYWLDSGTLLGAVRHGGFIPWDDDIDIIIMQEDAKFLKENYKSENFEIVNTNEEGINFYKVISKKEQVQVGNSIAELDIDIFLVTYYPDSLKLKFWNSFFHLKKNRIDRFSFSLFFTNILINLKRKLEKTKLFNYKNIEKKISYILDEAKKKNKAMPNIAYTPDCGFYLIIWREDEIFPLKKMKFEGIEFNIPNNYDTYLKKMYYSYMDLPPKEKRIPDHYQDKELKLIEK; from the coding sequence ATGTATAATAACAGTGAATTGAAAAAAATTCAACAAAAGAAACTTGAAATTTTAATAGATATAGCAAAATTTTGTAATGAAAATAAAATAAGATATTGGTTAGATTCAGGAACACTTTTAGGTGCAGTAAGACATGGTGGATTTATACCTTGGGATGATGATATAGATATTATAATTATGCAAGAGGATGCTAAATTTTTAAAAGAAAATTATAAAAGTGAAAATTTTGAAATTGTAAATACTAATGAGGAAGGAATAAATTTCTATAAAGTTATTTCAAAAAAAGAACAAGTTCAAGTGGGAAATAGTATTGCTGAATTAGATATTGACATTTTCTTAGTCACTTATTATCCAGATTCTTTAAAATTAAAATTTTGGAATTCTTTTTTTCATTTAAAGAAAAATAGGATAGATAGATTTTCTTTTTCATTATTTTTTACCAATATATTAATTAATTTAAAGAGAAAATTAGAAAAGACAAAATTATTTAACTATAAGAATATTGAAAAGAAAATATCTTATATTCTTGATGAAGCTAAAAAGAAAAATAAAGCTATGCCAAATATTGCATATACACCTGATTGTGGTTTTTATTTAATTATTTGGAGAGAAGATGAGATATTTCCTCTAAAAAAAATGAAATTTGAAGGAATAGAATTTAACATTCCTAATAATTATGATACTTATCTAAAAAAAATGTATTATAGTTATATGGATTTACCTCCAAAAGAAAAAAGAATTCCAGATCATTATCAAGATAAAGAATTAAAATTAATAGAAAAGTAA